The Loxodonta africana isolate mLoxAfr1 chromosome 1, mLoxAfr1.hap2, whole genome shotgun sequence genomic sequence TGTGCATTAGACAGGAAGATGTATGTTCAGTAGAAACGGGTGAACTGTAGAGAAGGGGATACCACAGCTCATTCACCCTGGAGACTACAATAAGAGTTAGTCACCTTTCCAAAAGTCGGCCAGAATTCTGAGAAGGGTAGTTTACATGAATTGAAAGTTAGAGAAGGCAGTACAATCCTTTCTTTACAGggcaaataattttaaaactacAGCTCAGAAAGAAAAATGGCAAGAAAGGCATCTCAGATCGACTGCAGTGTGTTAAGACAATGGGAGACACCTTTCTGATGCTTATACATTTGACGTTTGCACTCTGACCTCAAAGCTTACTTGAAAAAGCTAGGAAAGAAGATAAAGTGTCAAAGTTGGCAAGTCTCATTTTATAGGGTGTAAGTAAATATTCATCAGATCTTCAGAAAATGTTTCCACtcttaataaaatctaacataaaTAATAGGGAGGGAGGAGATAGTCACTGCTCGGTTCTCAGTAGAGACAGCAACACCTGAGCAGGGAAGGGATGTGCTGCATTTGCCAAGTTGGCACTTTTCATTGTGGCTCATATCGCAGGGGTGAAATTTTCCCAGAGTGCTCCAccttttttcttcctattttcaaAACTTAACCTGCAAACCAAGCTAGGCGGACAGAACGGGAGGTAGACGTGAATGTACGACTCACTGAGGAAACCATATTAAAACGGAGGCATTATTCCTATCCAAAGCCCCTGAGTTATGAGGATTTGGCAGAGGAtgttttctttttagaaaaacgaatcttgaaaataaaaaataaaaattttatcacCACATCACTAAGTTTAGAATCAGGAGTGGTTGTGGGAATTTGACAGACTCTGGCTGAAGAGTGAGTTTTGCTAGATTTTTCTGTCTTCTATTTATGATCCCATTTTAATATCTTCTGAGGTTGACTCCTAAAGGAACAGATGGACTGATTACGCACTGGCAATTATTGCTTAATATAGACTAGAACATACCCTGTATGTAGAAGATAATTAACATTTTGGTGTAAACATTTTAATCTGAACAAAACTCTTTATTTGAAGACTTCCTGTAGGGTGGGGGGACTTAGGACCTGTATAAGGCATCATAAAGAAAATTTTTGGTGAGGGGGTAAGGGTGTGTGGGAAGGTTGGGAGAGAGGAGCTGCACCAGTGATGAGGTCTGCAGAGTTCGGCATCATCTCAGTGCTGTCCAAAGCATTTCATTAACACGCTAACCTAATAGCAATATAGTAATACATTCTAGGTACAAATGCTTTATAAACTCAAAAGAAATTTGCAGACGCTAAAACATATATAACTTCCAATTCAGTCTGTGCTTGAAAACAAGCGAATCTGTCAGGCTATTTtatctgcttttcctgttactgttTTTATTGCGCTTTCTTGCTCATCACTCCATTAGCTACTGCGAAGTAGGCTTTGGAAAAACCGTTTTTAACTTCTTTCTCTGCAGGCAGCGCTTCCACAACTTTCTTCATTGGCTTTTTGCGGTATGTCTGTTGGATGTGCACAttttgaagagaaaaaagaaagaaaaaaggattcTTTAATGAGAATTAAATGTTGTCTTTAATGCTGCATATAGTCTCAAACAACGCATGATTTCGTTGGGTACTGGCCTTTCTAATAAGAATTCTTGCTTGTTTGTAAtatgataatttttaaacctctggttaaagataaaaataagataaaaccCAAGGCAAACGCACAGACTTCAGTGAAGGGTGGTTTTTCTCGTCTTATGGACTACTTAGGCTCCAATGGCATGTTATATGATCAGCATTTGAATTATTCTGCATTAGTCACTTGCTTGGGAaagattataattaaaaaaaaattcaagtgacAAAGCGCTATTATTTTCAAAGTCCTAGTACCTGGTGCTGaagaggaaaattaataacagacgtCTTCACTttgattttaagatttttcttgtccacaaaaccaaatattaaccataaaaagcctgACCTAAACTGCAAAAGCCtgtcagaaactgctctacaacAATGTAACTGTCTTATCCTGGTAGCAAGGAACAGCTGTCAAACCATTACCTCCTAATTTAAGCCTCAAAAAGCCTCctggctgcaggtgggtggagaccCAAATTATCAACAGCCAGGCCAGAAGTGACCTGATGTCAGCTGATCTCAGTAAAGGGGAAAGGCAGGGTTCAATCAaccatgttaagattagccaaagGTTGATCATctgtatttctccctcctcttctctttataaaccTTGGTAAAAGGTTAGCCTAACCACAGCAGGCCATAATCACAAAGGCCAACTTGTTTGTCAGAATCTAGAAAGCTTCAAACAATAGGAAACTACATTAAAGTAGCCAGACAGAGTGCTCTAACTGGTTCAATGGACAGTGGATGTGCATACCAAAAACTAAATAACAATTTACCCCAGGAAGTGGTTAAAGATCTACCCGGTATTATGCCCAGCCCAtgtaacaaataataaaaaaaaaaaattcatcatatgACTGACCCAGGACCTCTGAGGCAAGAAATgaattgttagaaaaaaaaaacaagaaagggttACCCAATCATGATCTTAGTTCTTTGTAAGTAACTTACTCATAATGAATCAGCACCCAtcaaaattgtataaaaagcaCTTATAGACCGTACTTCTTTGGATTTTAGTCTGCTTATATCCTGAGTGCTTACAGCAATTTCCCACCTCTGTTTTCTGATATGTCACAATAAAAATCTCTTTGTTGCAGAAGGCTTTGGTCAAAGTCGTTCCTCTACAACAGCCTCAGTGTACCTAGCTTCTTctagccatttgctttttctggaatcaaaatggtctccctatatgcacATAGGATGACTGCTCAGAATAAGCCTTGTGTTCACATTTTGGTGAGTTTGGGTTATTTTTAACACTGGGATTCAGGATTGGTTTCGTTTTCTGAAGTCTTAAATTCTGGGAGCTGAGCTGGAAGCCTCATTTTTCCTTGGCTTCCctcctgagcttttttttttaagcaatagtATCAACAGAGGTCAAGACTTGAAACTATAAATTCAGTTTACAAAGGACAAAGATTCAATCTGAACCAGCGTGTAGGATTAAAGCTTCCAGCGCCATTACCTACCCTGGCTCGGCTACCTGCTTCTCTTCAAGTTTTAACACCAAAAGGATTCCCTTAACACTCATATTTTTGTGGCTTTGTTTCTTTCCATCACTGCTTATTTCTCTAAAAGGAAACTTTTAACTCTTATAAAAGACAAAGCCTAGCCAGTCCAGTTTCAGAAATACAAGAGCTGAAAAGCTGTCAAAAGCTTTGTTCCCACAGTTGTACTTTGTATAAAACCACCATGGGTGAACTTTCAGCagatgcaaaagaaaaaataagaaggcACTTCCTTGTTTGTCTGAAGAAGAAAATACAGCTGAATACAATTTCCAAAGTCCTGTTTTGAAAATGAATGTACTCATTTTTTTCATGAAGAGTTCTATTTCCCCAGCCCTCAAAGGAGAGCAACTTAAAATCTACAACCATCTGATGTCTGTGTGCTGCTAttgctttcttcagttcttgtaCAATAAAGTCAATTTAAGACTGCATTTTGAAACTCTCTTCATGTAAATTGttaattaaaaaggaaatgaCCCTTgataaaagaaaagtaaatgtgACCTTCCCACACTGGTTTGTCGAAAGGAATTTTTTCTGAATAAGCAGTGAGTCTCTAGCATCACACAGTAGCTGCTATGGGAGtaagttttttaaatattaattaagcccatgttttttttttttccattcatatAAATTTCCTCGATCTGTCTTACTATACACGGTGTTTAACTTTGAGATGTTAGCCTTTGGTTCCATGATGTAAATACATAATGCAAACTGAGAACTGCATGTCTGACCCAATGGTATATTTGATAAATCTTTATGCACTGAATAATGTTTAAAAGAATACACACTAAACTATTAACAGTGGTTATCCTTTGAGGGGGAAGCCCTGGGGAAAGGACATAGGATTGCCAGTTTCACTTCTTACTTTATGCACCTCTGTTATTTTAGTTGTCAAGAAGCAGAAGAtcctgcaggaccgggcaacgtttgttctgttatacataagatcgccatgagtcacagctgactcaacggcacctaacaactataatTTTTAATCAGTAAAATTAAACAAATACGTAATGCAAAAGTACATAATCTCTTGTTAGACCAATGAATATTTGCACTTCACTTACCTGGACATAAAAATTCAAGAACAGGATGACTAAGGTAAGCATGTAGGAAGACTGGAAAATGAGACACCCGAAGGGGAAGCCACAGGGCCTGACAACAGCGCTCATGGTGTGCGTGATGGTGAGCACAAACTGGACCTGGGGGAGCGATGGAGAGTGTCACTAGGAGGGGACCCTGGGCTGGGCTCTTGCAGCCACATAACCATTCTGAACTTTTGTAACAATTTAGGAATCAACTACCATTATGCCATACATTTTGCAGGAATGAAACAAATACAAAAACACTGAAGGCAGCCCACTATTCTATCCATACAGCTTATTTGAAATTATAGTAGTATGTAGAAATGCCCATTATAAATTTCATGGGAAAGTAGAGGTTAAAATGATTTAAGTAAAAATGATTTAAATAggtaaaaatagattttaaaatgtattcatcTCCATTTCAAAATAAGGCACATCTTATTACAGTAGTCCACCCTTAACTGTGGGGGATACGTTTGTGCCTGAAACCACAGATAGGACCGAACCCTGTATATACTATGTTTTGTCCTATATGCACATACCTATGACAAAGTTGACTTTATAAGTTAGGTACaataagagattaacaacaataactgataataaaatagaacaattgtaACAATATtctgtaataaaagttatgtgaatgtggtCCCTGGGCTGGACGGTGTGAGATGTCATCACGCTACATTTAACATTTTGGGACCACGGTTGACCACAGGTAACTGAAACCGTGGCTAGCAAAGCCACgcatggggtggggggacacCAGTATCCACAAAGGACACTTTCATACACAAAGTTTAATTCTTAAAAGGCCAGTTTTAGAGAAAAATAGGCAGCCTTTATCACACATAGAAAAGCTCTGACTTCTAAGAAGATTGAGATTTCTGCTTCCTCTCCCCCATCCTTGAGAATATTTAGATGTTTCCCAGGGAGAAGAATTGAAAGAAAGGTTAACATACCAGTTGAGCCTGTGTGAGATATTTCTTCCACCAGAGATACTTGTGCATAGATGGAAACACAGAAAGTCCATAGTAGGAATACATGAGAATGTGGATGAAACTGTTCAGTGTTGGTCCAAAGAAACCTATAAAAGAATGGTGTGAAAATTACTAGTCGTTGAAAAAGAGGGATTGTCCATTCTTCTTTGCCAAATGAGGTTCTTCCTGTGCATCGCAGctgaaaatggataaacaaacatggCACTATCATATAGCAAAGCCATGCTGATATACTCTCCCTGAAGACTGTGCTGTTACTCCAGGATTCAGCAAAAACTCCCCAGATAGGACTAAACTGGGGATGGTTTTTCAGTCAGAATGCCAGCCAAACAGTTAATTCCTGATTTGCAAAGGTTTCACTGTCTCTTTAACTGTCATTACTATCAGCTAatcagaggagagagagaggggaaaatGTTTAAAGCTAGTGGCTAACTTTCTCTGAGGGAGAACTGCCTTCTCTTTAGTAGAGCCTTTACTGAGCCATTTTAACTATATAGAGATAGCTTTCAGTACTTGGCTGAACAGGGTACTAGAGAGGCAAAGAAATGTTACTCTTCATAATTAAGTAATTAAATTCTACTGGAAAGGGACCTAGGGACCAGGAGATGCTGAGGAAGCTGAGAGAACTTGGGAGAGAAAGAAGGACCAGGAAGATGGCGGGAGGCTGGGACTGAGAAAGACTGGCCAGTGAGGCCTTCTCAGTGGCCAGTCCCCCTCATGGACTTGTAGGAAAAGGATACCTAAAAGCCAATTTTAGGATATTTGCTGCTCTGAACTGTGCTGTACCACCACCCTTCCCCTGTCCCCGGCCGCCATCTTCATTAAAAGTCTCCACTAGAACTGCTGTCAGTACTGGTTGAGGACACCAAGAAGAAAGGGCTAGGTTCTATACTGGACCAACTGAGAGTCATATGTGAGAGATGGGTTACTTGTTGGAAATATGGAACTCACTGTTTTGAGGATGAAATAATATACTGTACAGTTCTTAGAACAGTGTGTGGCTCAAAGTGTTAGCTTGGGATCTGTGTTGCTGTTCTATGGGCCATCAATCCTATGGTGGAAGAGACTGTGGAGTCAGAAGACCACTAGTTAGCCATGACACCTTGGGTACGTTACTTTTCCTTGGtgaatttttctcatctgtaaaatggctatcataataacaacaaaaaaccccaaacctgttgccatcgagttgattccgactcatagtgaccctacaggacagagtagaactgccctatagggtttctgtgcagtggctggtggattcaaacttccaacattttggtttacagctgagctcttaaccactgtgccaccagggctccaacagtaaCAATAACTACCTCCAAAGGTTGTGACAGGATTAACCCAGGTAACGTAAAACTACATCAACTAAAAAGCACTGCACATATGCTGGTCAACTAATTTAAATTCTCTAGCTTAGTTTTCTAATCTTGGATTAGGTATCTGGATAGATAAATACAAATCAATGACTAATAAACAAAAGGTACCATACTATGCATGTAGTAAGTGCTTAACAAATACTGGCTGGAGTAAGCTGTTAAGGCACTTGAGTTTATATGAAAGCACATAGTACTTTTTTCACAGGAATCCTGTATATGTCTACATAGTGATTACTTGATACTGAGTTTTACATGCTTAATGATCTGTAATGAAACTGTTGACTATCATAAAAACTACTTAACCTTAATAGTTTTCCTTTGATATTATCAATTAGTCTTCCTTCCTTAACTCAAGAAACTGAATTCTGCACttatataaaagacaagaaaaaagcaaatgcatagagaccaaactttattagtggttactaggggtgaCAGGGAGGGGATAAGAGGGACTAACAGTGACGGAAAAAAATCACATTGGTTAAGGGTtaaggttgcacagccaattattgtaattgctgtcaataagttgtatacctgtaaaaaacTGAACTGGTAAAAGTTGTGTAATAGCTATATATACAAtgatgacaaaaagaaaaaaaaaagagtagctctgaggttgcttatgtacaaccaaatacctcacggGTTTCtaggtttggaggtttagggtcatggtttcatgggatatcccagttaattggcctaatattgtatttagtgcttctgttctacctcctcgttcactgcatagtgcctggggtcttaaaagctgacaagtggccatccaaggcacaacaattggtctctattcacacGGAGCAGCAAAGGAAGGAGTGAGGAATAGGAGGAATATATGGAATGTGTTGGTAAATGagtctatgaacaactgcctccttttccatcagaccagaagaactggatagtgcgcAGCTACCAGTACTGAACATTAGATCAACCATtccatagatgaatcctgatcaaagggggaaaatacagaacagaatttaaaattctcatggactctacaCTTTCTAGAGCCACGGTGGGtgaataaacccctgaaactatttctcTGAGGTAACCTttgaaccttgaaccaaaactatcccctgaagtcttcttaaaaccaaataatagtttaacttaactagtaaaaaaggtctgccttgattaagcattatgctctttttagaactatctgtatgggatcaaactgacaataacaaCTCGAAAGACCGGATGGGAATCTTAagaggcaatgggtttatgttaaCAAGAGAAGGAGGTTGAGAATGGTTGTAGAACTCGAAGaacataatcagtgtcactaaattgtacatgtagaaactgtgacTGATGTATGgtttgtgtgtattctcaacaacaacaaaataaataaaatttaggaagaaagaaagaaaaaaaaaaaaagcctggattctgtcacagtttaggagaggTGCAAAAAGCATCTCTCCCTGCCCACTTCACTCCTGCCAGTTTCCTTCTTCACACTGTGGTTTTAACTGCACTTTCACAAGTACTGGTCTACTCTGAACAGACTACTCTGAGTAGACCAGTACCTGTGAAAGTGCAGTTAAAACCTTAGAGTTTTTCCTAGTGTCATCTCTACAAGATTCTAAATCCTAGGATGAACTCATTTTGACTTAAGTTTTACCTGTTCTGACTTTCCACAGAATATTCTGGAATTCTTGGTTTGAGACAAATACCCAACAGAAAGTACAGCTCTCTCTAGCTCCCTGTTTCTCAAACTGCAGGTTGTAACTGACAGATTAGTGAACTGTGAAATTACAATGTAGCAAGTTGTCACTAGCTTTCAAAAAAGGTGAAATagaattaaacaacaacaaaaaccccaccAGAGTGCATCACACAGAGCCAGGGTAAATCCTGTTTCATGAAACTTCTGTTTTGTACAAAACATACACATTATGAATGAGTACACTGGGTTGTCATATAAAATATACTTCTTACTGCAGTTCTCTAAAAAAACTTGAAAGCCACTGCTCTGGTGGAtcacacagagacatacacaagATCTCCACATGATGTTCCACAGGAGACTGGAAAAGTAACACAGTCACTTACTTTGTCCACAAGGTATCCAGTTCAGGACACACCACCAGATGTTAAACATAGAGGCATGGTGATATACGTGGAGAAAAGTTATCTGACTGGTTTTTTTCcgcaaaacaaagaaaattgtgTCCAGGAACTCTATTAACTTGGAGAAGTAGTACCACCATAACACTTTGGCTACctataagaattttaaaaagaaaaaaaaaagtgataaataaAGATGTTCCGCGTGCCCGTCCCTCTGTGTTTCGATCTCCACCTGTGCCTTGCCGGTGTGCACTTGCTCCTGATACTGGAAAAGCCTCTTCCCTGCTCTCTCTGCCACTGGTCTCCTTACTGGGGGCAATCCACCCCACTGTAACAAAGGATGAGTTACCTTTCTCAAATACCTATCTGATCCAGTTAATCTTCCGCATCTACAGAACTAAGTCTTGATGACTTGCTTGAGTACGTGGCATTTCACTGTCCTGTGCTGGCTGATATTTCCACCATGATTCTCTGAGCACACCGCCAACGTATCCTGAGTGCTAGTGAGATGGCCTGTGTACGCTTCCTCGTGCACCTGTTGCCCTTTCTCTCCATGTCCAACAGTCCTTTCCCACTTCATGTCTGGCGAATTGCCAGCCATCCTTTTATACCCTTTCTCTGGAGTTTTACCTAACTCGTTCAACTGCTTCTTCATTTGTGTTCCCAAGTTAACTATGCACCCATTGTCAACAGCCATACTACAGCGTAGTCAGTGCCATGGATCTGCCCCTCCCAAAGACAGCGTCACGGAAAGGCAGAGACTGTCTCCTACCTTTGCTCACTGCTCAGCGCTGAACAGGAGACCATTACTGTTCGTTACACTCAACTGTGATTTTTCTCTACTACCACGTACCTATTATCTATGTGTTATCTGTAAGCATTATACTAACCAAGGAGTCTGAGTTCTTCTTTTATATATCTTCCTTGGATGGCAAGATTAAACGTCCAGATGATCTTCATCCCTAACAGTGGTCGGTCATGATTAGCACCTCATTTCCCTTCTAAGTCCCTCCTACAGTCTCATCTACACGGAAACACTTCTTCAGTTAAAGGCGCTGTGTTTTTGGCACAAACACTGAAAAGATGCTTTTGGAGACAttatataatgttgttgttgttaggtgccgcgcacgtggatcctgactcataccTGAAATTACAGTACAAAGGTCTACTGTCTGCCTCCCAAGCAGATAATCAGAAGGTGTCGTGTGAAGTATCCATCAATGTTTGATGGAATAATTATCCTTCAAAAGCATTaaccaatcaatcaatcaatcacaaTAATGACCTTTAGAGAACTGTATGGTAACCCAAGTGTGCTGGTCTGTGATAATGGATTATAAATACACCAGGTATACAGAAATCTATATATATCTTACTTTATTTGTATtatacctttttaaaaatgtacaccTTAATAAGGATTTTAATAAAAAAGGTTTCTACCATCTCTCTTAGTAATAACCCATGTTTTTTATGGAACTTTTCAAACATTCACCTGTTTGAAACCCTGTGGTATGTACCtctgaactttaaaaaaatttagtaaTATTCCAATCTAGTCTCATCAATCCTATTTCCTACCACCGTTTTTTGGAGAGGGGAGGAACGTACAGTATTATAAGCAAATCCAAGGTACcatattatttcacataaaaatatttctgatcaggagacatttttgttgttttaacatGGCTAAAATGCCATTATCTTGCCTAATAAAATTAATGATTCATTAACATCATCTAATAACCCAGGCCATGTTCAAATTTCCCTGAGTGTCTTGAAAATGTCTTTTTATAACTGACTTGTTTAAATCAGGATCCAAACAAAGTCACCTTGCATTTGCTTAAgtcttttttataaatttttttttattgtggtaagataTATATAATACTTGCCAATTCAGAGTCCTAAGTCTCTTTTAACCAGTAACAGTACACTCTCCTTCCTCCTGCTTTTTTCACATCTTTTATTTCTGGGAGAAACTAGATCAACTGTCTAGAATTGGAGTATTAGGGATTTGGATGATGGTTTCTTTGCAGTGTCATTTAACTTGCTTCTCTAACCCCCACATTTACTGTAATAGCAGTGAGGTTAAGGATCTTCGgtttggtggtgcactggttaaagcactcggctctgcaggagacagatgtggcagtcagcttccataaagattacagccttgaaaaccttgtggggcagttctctgtcctacagggtcactttgtgtcggaactgacttgtcggcaatgggtttctttcgGTTTGGTGGCGCAACAAttaagcgttgggctgctaaccaaaaggctggaggttcgaacgTGCCCAGCAGCTCcagagaagaaagacttggcaatctgctcctgtaaagattacagcttgggaaatcttatggggcagctctactctgttacatggggttgccatgagtcaaaatcgatttgacagcagctaacaacagcagcagcagttaGATTCAGGTTTAATATTTTTTGGCAAGAACATTTCAGAGGTGGTGCTGTGTGCTTCGTGTTGCGCCACATCAGGAGTTACATAAATCCTGGTGGTTCTGCTTTAATACGAAGCTTGAACAGTGAGTTCCAGGTGTTAGCAGCCTGACCAAGCCTTGTGAACTCTCCAATCAGCTTCTACCCAACAGTTTTATCGCTTACAGATGACTGCTGCCTAGATCCATTGTTTCACTAGGAGTTGCAAAATGGGCTTTTCTAATTCTCCTGTGGCTTACTCATTTCTTGGGGGGCATTCTCTTCTGTAGAGAAGGACTCTCCCTCTTCATACATTTGGTTACTTTGAAATTCACATATGAAAAGCGAGATAAACGTTTAATTCTTcccctttgtttttattttttagaataatGCTTTCGTACCCTAGAAATCATTAAAAGGTGATGAGATTCTTTCAGTATCATTTTAAATTCAtggctttttatatatttaatatgtttcAACCCATTCTAGTCACTATTCTTTTTGATACTCCAATTTTCCTGCCTTTCTCCACTGGGAGTCCTCTCTGGGTCATGACCCTAGAAGTCTTGGATAGCTTCCTTGCTTTCTGGCACAAGACGTCCTGGCTCATCTTACACATTTCCTGTCCCAAGCCCAGAATCCACCAAATTCTCTAAAGAACTTTGAATTCCTTCTGGTATAAAATTACATTTAGAGACCACAATCTGGGTTTTCATTGCTCATTGCCACTGGGTTACCACTGACTAAGCAGACCTATTCTGTGGATAGTTTCAaagtaagttttttgtttttaagaaagaataaagttaattctaatattttccatTTGAACTTTCAATTACAGGGTTTTAGTTtaacttctttatttttgttttgcttattaCTAATAGACTATTTTTTCAAGCAATTTTAGGTTTGTAGACCACTGGGTAGCTAGTACAGTGAGCTCCCATAGGCTCCCTCTACCCCCCTCACAGTTACCATCCTGCATTAGTGTGGTATACCTGCCACAACTGATGAACccgtgctgacacactgtgattACCTAAAGCCCACAGTTCACATCAGAGTTCATTCCCTGTGTATGCACCATTACAGTGTCATACAGGAGCGTTTCACCACCTTAAAAATCCCATGCGCCACCTGTTCATCCCTACCCCCTCTCCCCCACTCCTGGCAACTGCTAATCTTTTTACTTTCTCTACAGTTTTGACTTTTCCAGAAAGTCCTATAGTCGGAACATAGCgatgtagccttttcagactggcttctttcacttcacAGTCCGCCTTAAGGTTGTTCCATGTCTTTCTGTGGCTGGATAGCTCATGTAtttctactgctgaaaaatctcCACTGTATGGATGCATCACAGtttatccactttttttttctaattttattgtgttttaggtgaaagtttatagcgcaaattagcttttcattaaaaaatacatacacaaattattttgtgagttggctgcaatccctgcaatgtgtcagcccttcccctttccctttacacccggggtccccgtgtccattcagccagggttcctgtcctttcctgctttctcgtctttgcttttgggcaggtgttgcccatccGGTCTTCTATACTTggttaaactaagaagcacattcctcacgtctgttattatttgctttataagcctatctaatctttggctaaaaggtggacttcaggagtttgcttcagttctgagttagcagggggTCCGGTGACTAGAGTCTTGGTGGTTCTTCCAGtcttctgtcagaccagtaagtctggtctttttttgtgaatttgatttttgttctacattcttctcccgctctgtccagaaccctctattgtggttcctgtcagagtggttggtggtggtagccaggcaccatctagttcttctgggttc encodes the following:
- the ELOVL2 gene encoding very long chain fatty acid elongase 2 is translated as MPAGRTLSGPRSRSPLARLLPCLGKCYKALLALPEQLKAVDGEINAFLDYMFGPRDSRVRGWFMLDSYLPTLLLTVMYLLSIWLGNRYMKNRPALSLRGILTLYNLGITLLSVYMLAELILSSWEGGYNLQCQDLTSAGDADIRVAKVLWWYYFSKLIEFLDTIFFVLRKKTSQITFLHVYHHASMFNIWWCVLNWIPCGQSFFGPTLNSFIHILMYSYYGLSVFPSMHKYLWWKKYLTQAQLVQFVLTITHTMSAVVRPCGFPFGCLIFQSSYMLTLVILFLNFYVQTYRKKPMKKVVEALPAEKEVKNGFSKAYFAVANGVMSKKAQ